A window from Onychostoma macrolepis isolate SWU-2019 chromosome 07, ASM1243209v1, whole genome shotgun sequence encodes these proteins:
- the arrb2b gene encoding arrestin, beta 2b: MGDKAGTRVFKKSSPNCKLTVYLGKRDFVDHLDHVDPVDGVLLIDPEYLKDRKVFVTLTCAFRYGREDLDVLGLSFRKDLFISSFQAYPPLPEERKPLSRLQERLLKKLGQNAYPFNFTIPQNLPCSVTLQPGPEDTGKACGVDFEVRAFCAKTVDEKTHKRNSVRLVIRKVQYAPEKPGPQPMVETTRSFLMSDRSLHLEASLDKELYYHGEPISVNVHVTNNSTKTVKRVKISVRQYADICLFSTAQYKCPVAQVEADDQVSPSSTFCKVYTLTPTLSNNREKRGLALDGQLKHEDTNLASSTIVKDVSNKEVLGILVSYRVKVKLVVSRGGDVSVELPFVLMHPKPSEQPNSRPQSAVPETDVPVDANLIEFETNNFSQDDDFVFEDFARLRLKGMKDEEDDHFC; the protein is encoded by the exons AGTCTTCAAGAAGTCCAGCCCAAACTGCAAG CTCACAGTATACTTGGGGAAGAGGGACTTTGTGGATCATCTAGATCACGTGGACCCTGTAG ATGGGGTGCTCTTGATTGACCCAGAATACCTTAAAGACAGAAAAG TGTTCGTGACCCTGACGTGTGCCTTCCGTTATGGCCGTGAAGATCTGGACGTGCTGGGCCTGTCTTTCCGAAAGGATCTCTTCATTTCCAGCTTCCAAGCATATCCCCCTCTGCCCGAGGAGCGCAAGCCGCTCAGTCGCCTACAGGAGAGACTGCTCAAGAAGCTGGGCCAGAACGCATACCCCTTCAACTTCACG ATTCCTCAGAACCTTCCCTGCTCAGTGACTCTACAGCCCGGCCCAGAGGACACAGGAAAG GCATGTGGTGTTGACTTTGAGGTCAGGGCATTCTGTGCTAAAACTGTGGATGAGAAGACTCACAAACG GAACTCGGTGCGGTTGGTCATTCGTAAGGTGCAGTATGCTCCAGAGAAGCCTGGTCCACAGCCAATGGTGGAGACCACACGCAGCTTCCTTATGTCTGACCGCTCCCTTCACCTCGAGGCCTCGCTAGATAAAGAG CTGTACTACCATGGTGAACCTATCAGTGTCAACGTCCATGTCACCAACAACTCCACCAAAACAGTTAAACGAGTTAAAATCTCTG TGCGACAGTATGCCGATATCTGTTTGTTCAGCACCGCACAGTACAAATGTCCCGTGGCTCAGGTAGAAGCCGA TGACCAGGTGTCACCCAGCTCCACGTTCTGTAAGGTGTACACACTCACTCCCACACTGAGCAATAACCGTGAGAAGAGGGGTCTGGCTCTGGATGGACAGTTAAAACATGAAGACACCAACTTGGCCTCCAGCACCAT AGTGAAGGATGTGTCCAATAAGGAGGTCCTGGGAATCTTGGTGTCCTACAGAGTTAAAGTGAAGCTTGTGGTGTCTCGTGGAGG TGATGTGTCAGTGGAGCTGCCTTTTGTCTTGATGCACCCGAAGCCCTCCGAACAGCCCAACTCTAGACCGCAGTCAG CTGTGCCAGAGACAGATGTCCCTGTGGATGCCAACCTCATAGAGTTTGAAACAAA TAATTTCTCACAGGATGACGACTTTGTGTTTGAGGACTTTGCAAGGCTCAGGCTGAAGGGAATGAAAGATGAAGAGGACGATCACTTCTGCTAA